One window of the Nicotiana tabacum cultivar K326 chromosome 4, ASM71507v2, whole genome shotgun sequence genome contains the following:
- the LOC107783865 gene encoding 2-alkenal reductase (NADP(+)-dependent)-like: MEAEHSSMMLPNKQVVFKNYVEGYPKESDFELRSTMISSQIPQDSNGLFVKNLYLGCDPYMRHKMSPHESKDVSLLTSFKPGSVITGLGVAKIIKSANADFEEGDYIWGMTGWEDYSLILNSDGLFKIKYTDVPLSYYAGILGMPGLAAYIGFYNVCSAKEGDIVYVSSAAGGVGQLVGQFAKMKGCYVVGSASTDEKVDLLKSELGFDDAFNYKEGTDFAGALKRHFPKGIDVYFENVGGSMLDEVLLHMNLYGRITVSGMISQYNLKKPDGIHNLFCLITKRLRMEGFSELDFRHKVPEYLEFVIQLIREKKLVFVEDIAEGLENAASAFVGIYHGRNVGKQIIQVSTD, translated from the exons ATGGAAGCTGAGCATTCAAGTATGATGTTACCAAACAAGCAAGTTGTGTTCAAGAATTATGTTGAAGGGTATCCAAAAGAGAGTGATTTTGAGCTAAGAAGTACAATGATAAGTTCCCAGATTCCTCAAGATTCAAATGGTTTGTTTGTTAAGAATCTTTACTTGGGTTGTGACCCTTACATGCGCCACAAGATGTCTCCTCATGAGTCCAAGGATGTTTCCTTGCTTACCTCATTCAAACCTGGTTCT GTCATTACTGGACTTGGTGTtgcaaaaattattaaatcagCAAATGCAGATTTCGAGGAGGGAGATTATATCTGGGGAATGACTGGTTGGGAAGACTATAGCTTGATTCTTAATTCGGATGGGCTTTTCAAGATCAAATATACGGATGTGCCACTCTCATACTATGCTGGAATTCTAG GTATGCCAGGACTCGCAGCCTATATTGGCTTTTATAATGTATGCTCTGCTAAGGAAGGGGATATAGTCTATGTCTCCTCCGCAGCAGGAGGGGTTGGTCAGCTTGTTGGACAATTCGCGAAAATGAAAGGATGCTATGTTGTTGGAAGTGCAAGTACTGATGAAAAG GTAGATCTTTTGAAATCAGAACTTGGCTTCGATGATGCTTTTAACTACAAAGAAGGAACTGATTTTGCTGGAGCCTTGAAAAG gCACTTCCCCAAGGGAATTGATGTTTACTTTGAGAACGTTGGAGGAAGTATGCTGGACGAGGTGCTTTTGCACATGAATCTCTATGGTAGGATTACAGTTTCTGGGATGATCTCTCAGTACAATTTAAAGAAACCAGATGGTATTCACAACTTGTTTTGCCTTATCACAAAGAGATTACGGATGGAAGGTTTCTCCGAGCTTGACTTCCGGCACAAGGTTCCAGAATACCTCGAGTTTGTTATTCAGCTTATAAGAGAGAAAAAGCTGGTTTTTGTAGAAGACATTGCTGAGGGTTTGGAAAATGCTGCATCAGCTTTTGTTGGTATTTATCATGGGCGAAATGTCGGAAAGCAGATTATCCAGGTTTCAACTGACTGA
- the LOC107783864 gene encoding flavonoid 3'-monooxygenase-like (The RefSeq protein has 1 substitution compared to this genomic sequence) gives MENSWVFLALAGLSALAFLCKIITCRRPVNRKIPPGPKPWPIIGNLNLLGPIPHQSFDLLSKKYGELMLLKFGSRPVLVASSAEMAKQFLKVHDANFASRPMLAGGKYTSYNYCDMTWAPYGPYWRQARRIYLNQIFTPKRLDSFEYIRVEERQALISQLNSLAGKPFFLKDHLSRFSLCSMTRMVLSNKYFGESTVRVEDLQYLVDQWFLLNGAFNIGDWIPWLSFLDLQGYVKQMKALKRTFDKFHNIVLDDHRAKKNAEKNFVPKDMVDVLLKMAEDPNLEVKLTNDCVKGLMQDLLTGGTDSLTAAVQWAFQELLRQPRVIEKATEELDRIVGKERWVEEKDCSQLSYVEAILKETLRLHPLGTMLAPHCAIEDCNVAGYDIQKGTTFLVNVWTIGRDPKYWDRAQEFLPERFLENDIDMDGHNFAFLPFGSGRRRCPGYSLGLKVIRVTLANMLHGFNWKLPEGMKPEDISVEEHYGLTTHPKFPVPVILESRLSSDLYSPIT, from the exons ATGGAGAATTCTTGGGTTTTTCTAGCCTTGGCAGGGCTATCTGCATTAGCTTTTCTCTGTAAAATAATCACCTGTCGAAGACCGGTTAACCGGAAAATACCACCAGGTCCAAAACCATGGCCCATCATTGGCAATTTGAACCTACTTGGTCCTATACCACATCAATCTTTTGACTTGCTTTCCAAAAAATATGGAGAGTTGATGCTGCTGAAATTTGGCTCCAGGCCAGTTCTTGTTGCTTCATCTGCTGAAATGGCAAAACAGTTTTTAAAAGTACATGATGCTAATTTCGCCTCCCGTCCTATGCTAGCTGGTGGAAAGTATACAAGCTATAACTATTGTGACATGACATGGGCACCCTATGGTCCCTATTGGCGCCAAGCACGACGAATTTACCTTAACCAGATATTTACTCCGAAAAGGCTAGACTCGTTCGAGTACATTCGTGTTGAAGAAAGGCAGGCCTTGATTTCCCAGCTGAATTCCCTTGCTGGAAAGCCATTTTTTCTCAAAGACCATTTGTCGCGATTTAGCCTCTGCAGCATGACAAGGATGGTTTTGAGCAACAAGTATTTTGGTGAATCAACAGTTAGAGTAGAAGATTTGCAGTACCTGGTAGATCAATGGTTCTTACTTAATGGTGCTTTCAACATTGGAGATTGGATTCCATGGCTCAGCTTCTTGGACCTACAAGGCTATGTGAAACAAATGAAGGCTTTGAAAAGAACTTTTGATAAGTTCCACAACATTGTGCTAGATGATCACAGGGCTAAGAAGAATGCAGAGAAGAACTTTGTCCCAAAAGACATGGTTGATGTCTTGTTGAAGATGGCTGAAGATCCTAATCTGGAAGTCAAACTCACTAATGACTGTGTCAAAGGGTTAATGCAG GATTTACTAACTGGAGGAACAGATAGCTTAACAGCAGCAGTGCAATGGGCATTTCAAGAACTTCTTAGACAGCCAAGGGTTATTGAGAAGGCAACCGAAGAGCTTGACCGGATTGTCGGGAAAGAGAGATGGGTAGAAGAGAAAGATTGCTCGCAGCTATCTTACGTTGAAGCAATCCTCAAGGAAACACTAAGGTTACATCCTCTAGGAACTATGCTAGCACCGCATTGTGCTATAGAAGATTGTAACGTGGCTGGTTATGACATACAGAAAGGAACGACCGTTCTGGTGAATGTTTGGACCATTGGAAGGGACCCAAAATACTGGGATAGAGCACAAGAGTTTCTCCCCGAGAGATTCTTAGAGAACGACATTGATATGGACGGACATAACTTTGCTTTCTTGCCATTTGGCTCGGGGCGAAGGAGGTGCCCTGGCTATAGCCTTGGACTTAAGGTTATCCGAGTAACATTAGCCAACATGTTGCATGGATTCAACTGGAAATTACCTGAAGGTATGAAGCCAGAAGATATAAGTGTGGAAGAACATTATGGGCTCACTACACATCCTAAGTTTCCTGTTCCTGTGATCTTGGAATCTAGACTTTCTTCAGATCTCTATTCCCCCATCACTTAA